The following are encoded together in the Malaya genurostris strain Urasoe2022 chromosome 3, Malgen_1.1, whole genome shotgun sequence genome:
- the LOC131438915 gene encoding nose resistant to fluoxetine protein 6-like: protein MLAFVIFVLSAYSPVSGLTASFNMTEYYQLPKMYKYDDYDQCMREFDVKAVYCLVDTTIKPNSTATIWPLIQKFSNDSKRSFRHDRLQRGLCMNWCSKMMAKYDRGTQMKYYLPGFNESSEITFDPNTFRQALQWRQKYRKLANQCVNFELKRQFSIMGHSMVEYCVTNREQESVDFLDAIFLVVLGSIILLISLSSFYDYRLKKKHVFDTTSRDYYRKPVQRGLTQKLVAFSLPRNWQILTAKRRSTLSKDLRFLQGARFLVMYLVIAGHCMVFNCIFPLHNPEYVEFNYRRMITMLLFNGLTVIQTYFTISGFLLAVQFADYSEKKKSFTTKDFFASILYRYLRLAPLYAFVILLDATWLYKLQDGPVWKRVAETERTFCRNNWWANLLFANNYFTVDEPCLQQGWYLATDFQLFILGLVLLAFVRRFPKLRRPTMVIAIAFAYISPALVAYFNHFEGVVMIRPEALKYVLWYDENYRKMYIPMHTNYGSYLAGIIAGLTYRKLKYADFDVRKSKLFLLAWYCSLPIGIMLLLSAYIFYAYDFQKPAIWIACYAAVSKNLWGLTFGVMCVGLAFGVGWFFKRLLNNPIFRPLGKITFAVYLCHLFVIRATLGNIRQPIFVSDVRILVSTSSTLVLSYILGLLLCLGIEIPLSNLQKQLFEKKSDIYYEENVELSSNGRKTDTDNKTHISL, encoded by the exons TGACCGAATACTACCAGCTGCCAAAAATGTACAAATACGATGACTACGATCAGTGTATGCGGGAGTTTGATGTCAAAGCGGTATACTGTCTTGTGGACACCACAATTAAGCCGAATTCCACGGCTACGATCTGGCCACTGATTCAG AAATTTTCCAACGATTCCAAACGAAGCTTCCGCCATGACCGGCTGCAACGTGGGCTCTGCATGAACTGGTGCAGCAAAATGATGGCAAAGTACGACCGGGGAACGCAGATGAAATACTATTTGCCCGGTTTCAACGAATCCAGCGAGATAACGTTCGATCCGAAtacttttcggcaagcattgcAGTGGCGCCAGAAGTACAGGAAGTTGGCAAATCAGTGTGTAAATTTCGAACTCAAACGTCAATTCTCGATCATGGGCCATTCAATGGTGGAGTACTGCGTGACAAATCGCGAACAGGAATCGGTAG ATTTTCTGGATGCTATCTTCCTAGTGGTTCTTGGTTCGATCATTCTGCTGATCAGCCTTTCCTCATTCTACGATTACAGACTCAAAAAGAAACATGTTTTCGATACGACCAGTAGAGATTATTATCGGAAACCTGTGCAAAGAGGGT TGACCCAAAAACTAGTGGCATTCTCGCTTCCACGGAACTGGCAAATTCTGACAGCGAAACGACGATCAACACTGAGCAAAGATCTTCGTTTTCTCCAGGGCGCTCGATTTCTTGTAATGTATCTAGTGATCGCCGGCCACTGCATGGTATTTAACTGCATTTTTCCTCTCCACAATCCGGAATATGTTGAATTT AACTATCGCAGGATGATTACCATGCTGCTTTTCAACGGTCTCACGGTGATACAGACCTATTTCACAATCAGCGGATTTCTGTTGGCAGTGCAATTCGCGGATTACAGCGAGAAAAAGAAATCATTTACGACGAAAGACTTTTTTGCGAGTATACTCTATCGATATTTAAG ATTAGCGCCACTGTACGCGTTCGTGATTCTACTGGACGCAACCTGGTTGTACAAACTTCAAGACGGACCGGTTTGGAAGCGAGTAGCGGAAACGGAACGGACCTTCTGCAGAAACAATTGGTGGGCGAATTTGCTCTTCGCAAACAACTACTTCACCGTCGATGAGCCG TGTCTACAGCAGGGATGGTATCTCGCAACCGACTTCCAGCTGTTCATCCTTGGCCTTGTGCTGCTCGCTTTCGTCCGACGTTTCCCCAAACTGCGCAGACCCACCATGGTCATTGCCATCGCTTTCGCTTACATTTCACCAGCCCTAGTTGCGTATTTCAATCACTTCGAAGGGGTGGTCATGATACGGCCGGA agCATTGAAGTACGTTCTTTGGTACGATGAGAACTATCGCAAGATGTACATTCCGATGCATACGAATTATGGCAGCTACTTGGCCGGAATAATTGCCGGTTTGACGTATCGTAAGCTGAAGTATGCTGATTTCGATGTCCGGAAGAGTAAG TTGTTTCTGCTGGCCTGGTACTGTTCGCTACCGATAGGCATTATGCTACTGCTATCCGCGTACATCTTTTATGCGTACGATTTCCAGAAGCCTGCCATTTGGATTGCTTGCTATGCTGCAGTCTCCAAAAACCTGTGGGGTTTAACATTCGGCGTTATGTGCGTGGGACTTGCATTTGGAGTGGGTT GGTTTTTCAAACGACTGCTGAATAATCCAATTTTCCGACCACTTGGAAAGATCACTTTCGCAGTATATCTTTGTCATTTGTTTGTCATACGTGCAACGCTCGGCAACATACGACAGCCGATTTTCGTCAGCGATGTTCGAATC CTTGTCTCGACATCATCAACTCTCGTTTTGTCATATATTCTTGGGTTACTTCTTTGCTTAGGAATAGAAATTCCACTTTCCAATCTGCAGAAACAATTGTTTGAAAAGAAATCAG atatctaCTACGAAGAAAACGTAGAGCTTTCGTCGAATGGAAGAAAAACCGATACCGACAACAAAACTCATATCTCactataa